TATAGTTACCAGTATTTTCGATCTCTTCTCGATCACCTCAAACAAAGATGTCTGCCTGCCATCTTATTGAATGAGGGCTTTCTCATGTCGAGCTGACTGCTGATGCGACATTTTGACTTGGATTGTTCATTGTGCTTTTTAACCTCTCCCTGCGTAAGAAGGACTGTGGTGGTATTCAAAAGGTCTTATCATTGGCCATGAACTCGAACTGCATGAAGAACTGGAATGCATCGCGATGCCTGGATGCAAGAGAAGGCCCTCAATTTCAGCTTGTGCCAGCTGTTGTTGACCAGAATTCCCCACCATATCATACCTAACCGTGCGTGGTGCGATACTGGCATATTGGCAGGTGTATGCAGGTGGCAGATGCCAGTCGAATGCCAACCGGTTACAACTATTATATTCCAGCCTTTTCTCCCTTGGTATCGCCCACACCAGCCTTGCCAAACATATCTGCCGGTGTAAACATTGCATTCCATACTCGAAAATTCCCCTCCCGTCGCTCCGAACTGACTTTGTTTCTTGTCTCTTGTGTCGttcatttctttctttctctttcctATGGCTCCTGGATCTCTGATCTTTAGCCAACCTCACTCGTTTCCGCTCACTCAACGCCTTCGTTTCTCCCCCTCTACTTTACAACTcctctcctgctcctccaaCCATCGCAACACCTTGTGCTTTGTTTGTCAATACCAACCTACTTAGGTCACTTAGGCCAAGTTCATCATAATTGTTGTGACGTCCACGAGCAAACCTTGTTTTTATTTCTCCAGCATTTGGGCAAGGCATGCGACTTTGTGGCTGCAATATTATGTGCTGATCCACCACACTCAGGGCGATTACAATGGCCGATACTATGGTGTCAACCGTTCGTTCACCACTATCCGAAGCATCAAATCGAATCAACTCAAATTATCCTACTCAAGAAGGTCAGCGCCACAAGCCGCGGTACGACCGCCCTAACTCATCCATTGTCAACAACACCGCACGCACAAACTATGGGCACCCGACTGCATACTTTTCTGGCCGACCTCCTACTCAACAACAGCCTACAGTTTCAACACCTCAAGAGCAAGCCACTTTAAAGCCTCCCAgtgagatggatgatgaacGTCGACATTCGGCGGCATCTTACGATTCTTCAGGAAGTGGCCGCAGTAAGAAGAACTACAAGACGCATATAGGGCCGTGGCAGTTAGGCAGGACCCTTGGCAAAGGCTCATCTGCGCGCGTAAGACTATGTCGCCACACAGGTACAAATCAGCTGGCTGCCGTCAAGATTGTCAACAGACGGATGGCGTATCTTGTACAAGATAGTAGTTTGGCTGCTCTTAGCAAGTGGGACAATAATCTCCCAGAACAGATCGATGGCGAGATGCGTGTTCCCATGGCTATTGAGCGAGAAGTGGCAATCTTGAAGCTCATCGAACATCCGAACATCATGAAATTATACGATATCTGGGAGAACCGCTCAGAGGTGTAAGTGCTCCACGCAGGGATTTTTGCGAGAGGAAACTGACAATTTAGCTACTTGATACTTGAATATATTGACCAAGGTGACTTGTTTACCTTTATCAACATGAAGGGGCCGCCTGAGTGAGGAAGTTTCtatcttctttcttccgACAATCATCAGCGCCATCTCAACTGCCATTCCTTCANNNNNNNNNNNNNNNNNNNNNNNNNNNNNNNNNNNNNNNNNNNNNNNNNNNNNNNNNNNNNNNNNNNNNNNNNNNNNNNNNNNNNNNNNNNNNNNNNNNNCCTGAGACATCTTAATCAGTGCAGACCTCCAGATCAAAATCGCTGACTTTGGCATGGCTGCTCTCCATCAAACAGACACACACCAGCTTGCTACAGCTTGTGGCAGTCCTCACTATGCAGCACCTGAGCTCCTCAAGAACAGACAATACAGGGGCGACAGAGCAGATATTTGGAGCATGGGTGTTATCCTATTCGCAATGCTTTCAGCCACTCTCCCATTCGATGACCCTGATCTTCGTGTGATGATGGCTAGAACGAAGAAGGGACAATACGAGATGCCAAGTTTCCTCAGCCTAGAAGCTGAGGACCTGATCAGGCGAATGTTACAGGTCAATCCCGATAGACGCATCACCCTCAAGGACATATGGCGTCATCCTCTGATTCGGAAGTATGCATATCTGGATAACCTTAGTGACATCAACAGTCAGCCGCCTGATATACGCAAAGGTTTTCAGTATACCCCAGTACCTACAAAGGATGTTGATCCGCAATTAGTTCGACAATTGCGATCTATGTGGCACATGTTTAGTGAGAATGATTTAAAGCTCAAGCTTACATGTGACGAGTAAGTATtttgttcctcttctgaCTTTTGGAGTTGCAACTGTTGACATTTGCAGACCCAATGATCAAAAGGCTTTCTACTGGTTGTTATACCACTACCGCGAGCAACAACTGGAAGATTTTAAGCCTGAGCTCGCCCACTCCACAAGTGACTATCACCACATGAAGCCCGGCACATGGAAGAAACGCGTATCGACATGCGAATTTGCACAGCCGAGCGGCAACGGTCACGGGCGTTCCATATCACGGTTCACTGTGATTTCGAATGCCACTGAACCAGAGCCAGCACTAAACCAGGAACCATTCCAAACAGAACGTGCGATACATTCTCGTGATTCCCAAAAAGGACAGTCATTAGTCAGTGTCCACCGTTACTCTTACGCAGAGAATGGTTCCTATACTGGGCAGCCCAAAAGGCTTCGAAGCGGCTCAGGAGCACGTCGCGGACGCAGGACCTCAACCCGCAATTCAACCACAGGGCGCCTTCAATCTTCTCGAGGATCGCTCTCTTCGATGCACAGCAGTCGGCAAGGTACACCTCATGCGCGGAGTTTGCGACACAAGCGTGGAGTTGACTTCACACATGTCCGGAAGAGATCGACATCATCTTCCAATCGCAATAGGAGTGGTTCAATGCCTCCTTATGTTACGGAGCAAGGATCTACATATCAGATCGAAATGATTCGATCTCACACGCCAGAACTCCCAAGCCTACCTAGTGGCGTGCTTCCAAAATTGGCGGATGGACAGGAGCCTCAACAACGCTCCTCGGGGCAAGCGTTGCGAATAACGCTTGGGTCCCGATATGCCTCCGAAATCTTCAAGGAGGAACTCCGCCACTTTAGCAGCAATATTGCCAAGGACTGTGACGAAGCATTCAAAAGCTCATTGATAGAAGAGGACTCCATCGCTGGCTCACTGACTGAACCAGACCACACCCAGTACGAATCCACACCGTTTTCCTTCACCATCGACGCACCCGAGGACTCGGCCCCAGATCTTCTCGAGCTTTCGAATAAGTCTTTCAGCAACCGGCCTCTTCCACCTCTCCCGACTCCGACGCCAAGCTACAATGGTAATTCGTTGGCACCAACGCCTACTGGTTCCAGACCAGTGACTGGGGAATCTTATTCAGAAGAGTTGCGCGCAGAGCAGGTCAAGGTGGCCCAGCCAGTTGTGCTTACGAGACACGCTGAGCGCCGGGTTGTCTCAGCTCCGACTTATACTCAAAAGCACAAAAGAAGTGCTGCTCTGCCATCCATTAACGAAGCTGGAGCAGCGGCCGGCGACAAGGCTCGTATCGTGTCAGCGCCTCCTCATACGCCAACAAAGAAAGGGGTTGATAGAATCCGTGGCATCGAATACTTAAGTCAAGTCGAAAACAGTATTCGTGTGGTCCATTCACCGGGTGACGAGAGCCCCGTGAAGATTCCCGAGCCACTCAACGTACGGAAGAAGGTACCTGAACCAGAACAACAGAACTCGGCCCCCGCTGCACAACTTCGAGAGCCGGACTCAGCGTCGCAACGCAGTGTGGATGGTGGTACCACGGCCACAACACTTTCGTTGGAGCCCCCTTCCCATGATGCTCAGGCGGtgacaaagaaaaaaaagatgTCTTGGTTCAAACGATCTTCAAAAGTTGAGTCAGAGCCCAGCCGGGAGTCCGTTGAGTGGCAAGATTGCACTTCGTACTTGACTTCTAGTGATGGGAAGCGAAGCGATTCAACGTCAACAGAGGCTCCGACTAAGAAGAAGACTTTCCACTTTTCTTTCTGGAAGAGCAACAAACAAAGAGACTCTATTATGTCAATCGCCAGTGAGTTATTCCATTAGTCCGTAAGCAGAGCCGTACGTGGTGATCTAATATTGTTAATAGGACCTGATCAGAAAGAAGAGCGGCCTTCACTGGAGTTCAACACCATGGGTAAGACACATGTTTCCGCGAAGGTATCTCAGTCCAAATGGCACGAGTCTGGCTCCGGCCCGGTGCGCAACATTGAGGTTAAACAAAACTGGCTCGCACGCCTGTTCAGAGTCAAACCAGCAACAGACCACATTTGCATGACGATTTCGAGGAGACGAGCACGTCAGGAGGTTACCATCCTCCTACGGGAATGGCGCAAGTATGGCATCCGAGACATTCAAGTGGACAAACAAAGGAACATTGTCTTTGCAAGGATTGCAGCTAAGAACTGTGAGTGGTATCTTGACATGATTGCGGCACCAGAACTGACAGAGACCTTAGTTTTGAATCTAAAAGAAGTATCCTTTGCCGCAGAGGTTATTACAGTGATTGAGCATGGTAAGAAACAGCCACTCAGCATCATTCGATTCACGCAGGAGCGAGGAGCAGCCAGCAGCTTCCACAGAGTGGTCGACACAATGAATATGATCTTCGACGCAAGAGCTTTGGTAGTAGCCGACAGGAACAAGCgaaagatgatgatcaagacgCTCAACTCGTAATATCGGTGTTTGAATCAGCTCCACGCTGGTTCCTTCGATATGTACTTGTCGAAATATGATGCAAGCTGGCCATTGGCACAGCGTCAGCGGCCTTGCGGGTTGGATCACGCGGTTATGCGAAGAGTTATGTGCATGGTATTGGTTGTAAGGAGTTGGATGTATGAGCCATTGCTTTCCGTTTTGTTCTGCTTTTGGGTCGGGGTGAAAGGCATgatttctttttatcttaaACATGGACGGGCGAATATGCGGAGGACTGGAGGGAATAGTTGTAGGCTAGAGATAGCCATTGAGTCGTCCCTTAACTACATAGTCCCTTTATCATCCTATATCGTGACTTTTCTCTTGGAAACCTGGTCATTTAAAAACAAAACTAGTAAGGCAAGATGAACACACGGCTTGCGCCCAGAAGGTGAGCCCACGTGTTGGTTAAATGTCTGAAGTATGTTTTTGTGCCTTGGAGCTGATTTCAGCAAAGAGCTGTCCAAGAGCTGAAACTCATGGTGGTCTTGCCTAGTCCATGCCTCAAACTTCATCTTTGTGTAACCATCATAAACTGTAGACTTAGAATACTAATTTAATCAATGGAGCTCAAGTTACAGAAACTGTTGAGACTGCTTCTTCCTTGCACTGTTTAGATCCTGTGACTTACATAGCAATGCGTTTTCTGCAACCCTTCTGTCGAATAGAGCGGGTCTGCGGGAAGTAATCAGACATTAATCATCTGAATTGCCTTGGTTTGAGAAAAAGGACTTCATAGTTATGTGTATGCTTCGACTTTGCGTTTGGGTTACGTCTTATACAGTTCCATAGATTCGAGCAAATCTTTTGAGAAGTTGTACTGGTGGCACCCATCACTACCTTGGCAGACAAACAGCCAAAACTCAGGAACCCTTTGCTAAGGCAAGGTCTCCTATGGTTTATGGCTGACTTATAGTCGGCCCAGGGGGATGATATAGTCATCTTTCACTCTGAGTCCTGATGCGTTGTAGTTTCAGCACGTATAGCCAGTTTGGTAAACCACGCCATTGCTTATCTGGACCAGTCATAGTAATTCAGATAGTATGAAGACCAAAATATCTATAGATGCTCATCAATCAAGTAGTAGATTATTCAGGGGAACAATTAACTCTCCACCACAAATCAAACGAGTGTTTGACTTACTATCACCTCCATTTCAAACTAACCCGCCTGTAGTCTTGGATCTCTTGATATGCTGGCACAGATACATAATCTTAATGCCTGATCTTAACAAATCAACACATGTAGCCCGATTTGAGCCTGTGTTTAGCTAGAGAGAGCGCTGCTATGTCTCATCAGTCTATTTGTCAATATGGTTGTCGAGAGCAACAGCAAACAAGCTTACGTTTACTTCGAGACGCTTGATAAGTCTTCTTTTTCATAGAGCTTACCTTGCTCAGGCAAGTGATACGGTGAGTAGAGAGTACCCTCAAACTGTCCCATAACACGATTGAGTGACCCGTGGGCGAAATGTTAGCTACCATAGCAATGAGTTTGGTTGTCGGAGGTCAAGTCCGAATCGATCAACATGTGTGGAGAAGTTCGGTAGTTTTCCCGAGATATGGATGGATCCCTTCACCTGCCTCGGCTGTTCGGTCGGGAGATCGGATCCATGATTTCGATAGCGAGATATGCTTCTTCACCGAGACCACATTATATACACTTCTCAAGCttactaaataataaaaggtaATAAGTCTTGGAATTGTGTTCCCTTGCTGGTGGCCTGGTAGTAAAAACCAAACCCTCTCGGAGGTCAAGACCGAACGAAGTACGGTGTCATTGATTACGGTAGGTACAGTTGATCAATAAGTCAATAGTTCCAAGAGTGTAGTTAGTAGTCGCTGCAACCGAGGTTCAATAAGAATGGCTTGATTTGCATCGAGAGGCTTAGAACGATGGCAAGCGAATGCAAGTTCTCGGTCGAAGACCGAGCAATAAACAAGGTGGTGGTTAACAAAGCCATTGAATAGGTCCAGTAATTCTGAGATGGAGGATAGAGTATGGAATGGGGTACCTGGTGTCTCATGTGTACAAAGATTCCTGTAAAGGCATACAAGATGTTGCCCACGGCCCCTAGCAAATTTGGTGGCAGCTTGTCCACTTGGATGTACAGATTTTAG
The window above is part of the Fusarium oxysporum f. sp. lycopersici 4287 chromosome 8, whole genome shotgun sequence genome. Proteins encoded here:
- a CDS encoding serine/threonine protein kinase, giving the protein MADTMVSTVRSPLSEASNRINSNYPTQEGQRHKPRYDRPNSSIVNNTARTNYGHPTAYFSGRPPTQQQPTVSTPQEQATLKPPSEMDDERRHSAASYDSSGSGRSKKNYKTHIGPWQLGRTLGKGSSARVRLCRHTGTNQLAAVKIVNRRMAYLVQDSSLAALSKWDNNLPEQIDGEMRVPMAIEREVAILKLIEHPNIMKLYDIWENRSEVADLQIKIADFGMAALHQTDTHQLATACGSPHYAAPELLKNRQYRGDRADIWSMGVILFAMLSATLPFDDPDLRVMMARTKKGQYEMPSFLSLEAEDLIRRMLQVNPDRRITLKDIWRHPLIRKYAYLDNLSDINSQPPDIRKGFQYTPVPTKDVDPQLVRQLRSMWHMFSENDLKLKLTCDEPNDQKAFYWLLYHYREQQLEDFKPELAHSTSDYHHMKPGTWKKRVSTCEFAQPSGNGHGRSISRFTVISNATEPEPALNQEPFQTEQNGSYTGQPKRLRSGSGARRGRRTSTRNSTTGRLQSSRGSLSSMHSSRQGTPHARSLRHKRGVDFTHVRKRSTSSSNRNRSGSMPPYVTEQGSTYQIEMIRSHTPELPSLPSGVLPKLADGQEPQQRSSGQALRITLGSRYASEIFKEELRHFSSNIAKDCDEAFKSSLIEEDSIAGSLTEPDHTQYESTPFSFTIDAPEDSAPDLLELSNKSFSNRPLPPLPTPTPSYNGNSLAPTPTGSRPVTGESYSEELRAEQVKVAQPVVLTRHAERRVVSAPTYTQKHKRSAALPSINEAGAAAGDKARIVSAPPHTPTKKGVDRIRGIEYLSQVENSIRVVHSPGDESPVKIPEPLNVRKKVPEPEQQNSAPAAQLREPDSASQRSVDGGTTATTLSLEPPSHDAQAVTKKKKMSWFKRSSKVESEPSRESVEWQDCTSYLTSSDGKRSDSTSTEAPTKKKTFHFSFWKSNKQRDSIMSIARPDQKEERPSLEFNTMGKTHVSAKVSQSKWHESGSGPVRNIEVKQNWLARLFRVKPATDHICMTISRRRARQEVTILLREWRKYGIRDIQVDKQRNIVFARIAAKNCEWYLDMIAAPELTETLVLNLKEVSFAAEVITVIEHGKKQPLSIIRFTQERGAASSFHRVVDTMNMIFDARALVVADRNKRKMMIKTLNS